From Vagococcus jeotgali, one genomic window encodes:
- a CDS encoding LacI family DNA-binding transcriptional regulator — protein MSIRKIAELADVSITTVSRVINEHPYVSDAKRQRVLDAMEKINYVPNRHAINLSNGHSETIGLLVPYSRNSCYEQLIEGALEEASIKGKQVMILPTYFDENKEKDYYTFLRDKTLDGMIITSRTQDSQFLNDLQKYGPIVTTELTSQKSVPSVYPDRQKIYQDVFDFFF, from the coding sequence ATGAGTATTCGAAAAATTGCTGAATTAGCAGATGTTTCCATTACAACTGTATCTAGAGTCATTAACGAGCACCCTTATGTTAGTGATGCTAAAAGACAGCGAGTATTAGATGCTATGGAAAAAATTAATTATGTTCCTAATAGGCATGCTATTAATTTAAGTAATGGCCATAGTGAAACTATTGGATTACTAGTGCCTTACTCTAGAAATTCTTGTTATGAGCAGTTAATCGAAGGCGCACTTGAAGAAGCTTCCATAAAGGGAAAGCAAGTTATGATCTTACCCACTTATTTTGATGAGAATAAAGAAAAAGATTACTATACTTTTCTGCGTGACAAAACGCTTGATGGGATGATTATTACCTCACGTACACAAGATAGTCAGTTTTTAAATGATTTACAAAAATATGGGCCAATTGTCACTACTGAATTGACATCACAAAAAAGTGTTCCATCAGTATATCCAGATAGACAAAAAATTTATCAAGACGTATTTGATTTCTTTTTCTAA
- a CDS encoding IS30 family transposase, with amino-acid sequence MVKIKNNTKTSSYKHLSLKERQLIEVWHNMGDSNREIGRRLGRHHQTINNELKRGTTTQIKENKKAKQLYFADTGQAKYIENRKRCGSKSKLVSAVDFINYACKQMIDFNWSPDAIVGFIKSLGTWDKPIVSTKTLYNYIDKGFLPVRNHHLKMKVRLSPKKKRSRQHKKALGKSIDERPSKIDSRQEFGHWEIDSVIGSKSKDDNALLTLVERKTRYMITVVLDDHTEESVSYAIKQLKYEFGRARFSSIFQSITADNGSEFSSLDDTLQQMTDIYFAHPYSSWERGTNERHNGLLRQFVPKGTPICHYSKQFIQLATEKVNLLPRKILDYRQPATLFLEEIQNLKIKTCW; translated from the coding sequence ATGGTGAAAATTAAGAATAACACAAAGACATCTAGTTATAAACATCTTTCCTTAAAGGAAAGGCAGCTTATTGAAGTTTGGCATAATATGGGAGACTCTAATAGAGAAATTGGTAGACGATTAGGTCGACACCATCAAACGATAAATAATGAGCTCAAACGAGGAACGACCACGCAAATCAAAGAAAATAAGAAAGCTAAACAACTCTATTTTGCTGATACGGGGCAAGCTAAATACATAGAAAACAGGAAACGCTGTGGTTCGAAATCTAAGCTAGTTAGTGCTGTTGATTTTATTAATTATGCCTGTAAACAAATGATAGACTTTAATTGGTCACCAGATGCAATTGTTGGTTTTATCAAGTCTTTAGGGACTTGGGATAAACCTATTGTTTCTACTAAGACACTTTATAATTATATTGATAAAGGATTTTTACCGGTCAGAAATCATCATCTCAAGATGAAAGTTAGACTATCACCTAAAAAGAAAAGAAGTCGTCAGCATAAAAAAGCTCTTGGAAAATCAATTGATGAACGACCTAGCAAAATTGATTCTAGACAAGAGTTTGGTCATTGGGAAATAGACAGTGTCATTGGTTCAAAATCTAAAGATGATAATGCTCTACTTACACTTGTTGAAAGAAAAACTCGCTACATGATTACTGTTGTTCTAGATGATCATACTGAAGAGTCTGTTAGTTACGCTATTAAACAGTTAAAATATGAGTTTGGAAGAGCCCGATTTAGTAGCATATTTCAATCGATTACTGCTGATAATGGCAGTGAATTTAGCTCACTTGATGATACTCTGCAACAAATGACTGATATCTACTTTGCTCACCCTTATTCATCTTGGGAACGAGGAACAAACGAAAGACATAATGGTTTATTACGGCAATTTGTTCCGAAAGGAACGCCTATCTGTCACTACTCAAAGCAGTTCATACAACTGGCTACTGAAAAAGTTAATCTTTTGCCGCGTAAAATTTTAGACTATAGACAACCAGCAACATTATTTTTAGAAGAAATTCAAAATCTAAAGATCAAAACATGTTGGTAA
- a CDS encoding IS30 family transposase, with protein sequence MTYIHLTTDELVLIESYYHQAKKVKHVADTLKRSRQTIYNVYNALNEGLSILDYYQRYKKNKKKCGRRPISLPDNETKYIQNKVAQGWTPDVIIGRAEISISCSVRTLYRLFSRESFDSTTLPMKGKRKPNGHKEKRGKQAFKRTIHQRDAEHNEFQSEFGHLEGDTIVGKNHKSAVITLVERLSKVIITLKPTGRHAIDIENSLNEWLKKCPNHLFKSITFDCGKEFSNWKSISNLNDIDIYFADPGTPSQRGLNENSNGLLRKDGLPKKMDFNEVDESFIQSVASKRNNIPRKSLNYKTPLEVFLSYVDNDILSSLI encoded by the coding sequence ATGACCTATATACATCTTACTACAGACGAGCTTGTTTTAATAGAATCTTATTATCACCAAGCTAAAAAAGTTAAACATGTTGCTGATACTTTAAAAAGATCAAGACAAACTATTTATAATGTTTACAACGCTTTAAATGAGGGATTATCTATTCTAGATTACTATCAAAGATACAAAAAAAATAAAAAGAAATGTGGAAGGCGTCCTATTTCTTTACCTGATAATGAAACAAAATATATTCAAAACAAAGTGGCTCAAGGATGGACTCCTGACGTGATTATCGGTCGTGCTGAGATTTCTATTTCTTGTTCTGTTCGGACACTTTATAGATTGTTCTCGCGTGAATCTTTTGATTCCACAACTTTACCAATGAAAGGTAAAAGAAAACCTAATGGGCATAAAGAAAAACGAGGTAAACAAGCATTTAAACGAACCATTCATCAGAGAGACGCTGAGCATAACGAGTTTCAAAGTGAATTTGGTCACCTAGAAGGTGACACTATTGTTGGGAAAAATCATAAAAGTGCTGTTATTACATTAGTTGAAAGGTTATCAAAAGTTATTATTACCTTAAAGCCAACAGGGAGACACGCTATAGATATTGAGAATAGCTTAAATGAATGGTTAAAAAAATGCCCTAATCACTTGTTTAAATCTATCACATTTGATTGTGGCAAAGAATTTTCTAACTGGAAATCTATCAGTAACTTAAATGATATTGATATCTACTTTGCTGACCCTGGTACACCTTCACAACGAGGTTTAAATGAAAATTCTAATGGGCTATTGCGTAAGGATGGATTGCCTAAGAAAATGGATTTCAACGAAGTTGATGAATCTTTCATTCAATCTGTTGCATCCAAAAGAAATAATATTCCTAGAAAATCATTAAACTATAAAACACCATTAGAAGTATTTTTGAGCTATGTAGACAATGACATTTTGTCTAGCTTAATTTGA
- a CDS encoding EcsC family protein yields the protein MESTEKNKGVVILDTLYERCLNGVPKVSKPVQELTNDYTKKYGYTDKAIDKLIQNQLSKNTLNGFVTSFGGFITMPVTLPANITSVLYVQMRMIAAIAIIRGYDLNDDEVQTFVYGCMVKKAMTDALKQAGVQTANKVTLSAVNKIPGKALTVINQKIGYRFITKAGTKGTVNLTKIVPVVGAGVGGTIDFVTTKTIANRAKKVFVGNNVIDVSAFEK from the coding sequence ATGGAAAGCACTGAAAAAAATAAAGGTGTTGTGATTTTAGATACTTTGTATGAGAGATGTTTAAATGGTGTGCCGAAGGTATCTAAACCTGTGCAAGAACTGACTAATGACTATACAAAAAAATATGGCTATACAGATAAAGCGATAGATAAGTTGATTCAAAATCAATTAAGTAAGAATACATTGAATGGTTTTGTCACAAGTTTTGGTGGATTCATCACAATGCCTGTGACGTTACCTGCCAATATCACATCTGTGTTGTATGTTCAAATGAGAATGATTGCTGCTATTGCTATCATTAGAGGATATGACTTGAATGATGATGAGGTTCAGACATTTGTATATGGGTGTATGGTGAAAAAAGCGATGACAGATGCTCTGAAACAAGCAGGAGTTCAAACAGCGAATAAAGTCACTTTAAGTGCTGTGAACAAGATTCCAGGTAAAGCTTTGACAGTAATTAATCAAAAAATTGGTTATCGTTTCATCACGAAAGCTGGAACAAAAGGAACAGTTAATCTGACAAAAATCGTACCAGTAGTTGGTGCTGGTGTAGGTGGCACAATTGACTTTGTCACAACAAAAACAATAGCTAATAGAGCAAAGAAAGTATTTGTAGGTAACAACGTGATAGATGTATCAGCGTTTGAAAAGTAA
- a CDS encoding type I restriction endonuclease subunit R, giving the protein MSDFRFTEAELEETALEWLEEVGYTVVSGNQFDPEQVLSLRDSYSDVVLVESLKNALIKINQDVSLEVIDDAIRQVSRLSHPDLMTMNRSFHQLVTDGVDVETREGNRNTTKKVWLFDFNHPENNEFLAVNQFVIREGETEKRPDIILFVNGLPLVVMELKNATNENVGTSDAFNQLQTYKSSISNLFKFNEMMIISDGFNAKVGTISSNEERFMVWRTIDGHKETSTSHTQLEVMIKGMLKLSVFLDLIRSFILFKDDGRHIIKILAAYHQYHAVNRAVTETIRATEVDGDQKIGVVWHTQGSGKSLSMVFYSGKLIQQLNNPTIVVLTDRNDLDDQLFLTFSESYSLLRQTPKQAENREDLKKLLSVQAGGIVFTTMQKFSADEGTTMGTLTDRRNVIVMADEAHRSQYGFSGKLAQQGNEDFVMKYGYAKYLRDALPNASYIGFTGTPITSTDKSTRAVFGDYVDVYDMTQAVQDGSTVKIFYESRIIPLELPENLKLDEQVSEIMEDQEEYVVSKAKSKWTRLEAVSGSQSRLETLARDFVSHFETRQEASFGKSMIVSMSRRIAIDLYKEIIKLRPEWHSDDDDKGKIKIVMTGSSSDPESWQPFIGNKARREKLASRMKDNDDPLQIVIVRDMWLTGFDVPAMNTMYIDKPMQGHNLMQAIARVNRVFKDKEGGLIVDYIGIADSLKEALQEYTPSDQEQAGVDVAEAVNVMMEKYDLITELLYGIDYDDFNSDKASVKMKTLNNTMDYILSLGKTETKRYKDLVTEISKAYALCATEEEAQEINAEIAFFKAVKVALMKLDITGDKPTQKQVDEQLKQLISKSVVAEREVVDIYESLGLEKPDLSILSDEFLAEVRALPQKNVAVVLLDRLLRGKVKSIQRTNLMQSKKFSEMLDASINKYNKRTIETSKVIEELIEMAKEMNDAMKRGEDLGLNRDEMAFYDALADHKTAKEVLGDDELKAIAHELTKTIKENMSVDWNVKDSTRAQMRVAVRRLLKKYGYPPDLQKMAVERIVEQAELMASGLS; this is encoded by the coding sequence ATGTCAGATTTTCGTTTCACAGAAGCAGAGCTAGAAGAAACAGCTTTAGAGTGGCTTGAAGAGGTGGGATACACTGTTGTATCAGGTAATCAGTTTGATCCTGAGCAAGTCTTGTCATTAAGAGATAGCTATTCAGATGTGGTGTTAGTTGAGTCGCTAAAAAATGCTTTAATTAAAATTAATCAAGATGTCTCTTTAGAAGTGATTGATGATGCTATTCGTCAAGTTTCAAGGTTATCTCACCCTGATTTAATGACGATGAATCGTTCATTTCACCAGCTTGTGACAGATGGTGTTGATGTGGAAACTCGTGAGGGAAATAGAAATACCACGAAAAAAGTTTGGTTATTTGATTTTAATCACCCTGAAAATAATGAGTTTTTAGCAGTTAATCAGTTTGTTATCAGAGAAGGGGAGACTGAGAAACGACCTGATATTATTTTATTTGTGAATGGCCTTCCTCTAGTCGTGATGGAGTTAAAGAATGCCACTAATGAAAATGTCGGGACCAGTGATGCATTTAATCAGCTTCAAACTTATAAATCAAGTATTTCCAATCTATTTAAGTTTAATGAAATGATGATTATTAGTGACGGGTTTAATGCAAAAGTTGGAACCATCTCAAGTAATGAAGAGAGGTTTATGGTCTGGCGAACGATTGATGGGCATAAGGAAACAAGCACTAGTCACACACAATTAGAAGTCATGATTAAAGGGATGTTAAAACTAAGTGTTTTTTTAGATTTAATACGAAGTTTTATCTTATTTAAAGATGATGGTAGACATATTATTAAAATACTAGCTGCTTATCATCAGTATCATGCTGTAAATCGTGCAGTGACTGAAACGATACGTGCGACAGAAGTTGACGGGGATCAAAAGATTGGCGTTGTATGGCATACTCAAGGGTCAGGTAAGAGTTTGTCTATGGTATTTTACTCGGGTAAGTTGATTCAGCAATTAAATAACCCAACTATAGTGGTGTTAACTGATAGAAATGATTTAGATGATCAGCTATTTTTAACCTTCAGTGAGTCATATAGTTTACTTAGACAGACACCTAAGCAAGCTGAAAACCGAGAAGATTTGAAAAAACTCTTATCTGTTCAAGCAGGGGGAATTGTGTTTACTACGATGCAAAAATTCTCTGCTGATGAAGGGACAACTATGGGCACCTTGACTGATCGCCGTAATGTGATTGTGATGGCAGATGAAGCACATCGAAGTCAGTATGGTTTTTCAGGGAAATTAGCCCAACAAGGTAACGAGGATTTTGTCATGAAGTATGGCTATGCAAAATATTTAAGAGATGCTTTGCCTAACGCGTCATATATTGGATTTACTGGGACACCAATTACCAGTACAGATAAATCGACTCGAGCAGTATTTGGTGATTATGTGGATGTTTATGATATGACACAAGCTGTTCAAGATGGTTCAACTGTTAAAATATTTTATGAAAGTCGGATTATCCCTCTAGAGTTACCTGAAAACCTAAAACTAGATGAACAAGTTTCAGAGATTATGGAAGATCAAGAAGAGTACGTGGTTTCAAAAGCAAAAAGTAAGTGGACAAGATTAGAGGCTGTCTCAGGTTCTCAGTCCCGTTTAGAAACTTTAGCTAGGGATTTTGTTAGTCATTTTGAAACACGTCAAGAAGCGTCATTTGGTAAGTCCATGATTGTGTCTATGTCTAGACGGATTGCTATCGATTTATATAAAGAAATTATTAAGCTACGTCCTGAGTGGCATTCTGATGATGATGATAAAGGAAAAATTAAAATCGTTATGACAGGCTCATCAAGTGACCCTGAAAGTTGGCAACCTTTCATCGGAAATAAGGCTAGACGTGAAAAATTAGCAAGTCGAATGAAAGATAATGATGACCCACTTCAGATTGTCATTGTCCGTGATATGTGGCTAACAGGTTTTGATGTGCCTGCTATGAACACGATGTATATTGATAAACCAATGCAAGGGCATAACTTAATGCAAGCTATTGCACGAGTAAACCGAGTTTTTAAAGACAAAGAAGGCGGCTTGATTGTTGATTATATCGGTATTGCTGATTCACTAAAGGAAGCTTTGCAAGAATACACACCAAGTGATCAAGAGCAGGCTGGGGTAGATGTGGCTGAAGCAGTGAATGTCATGATGGAAAAATATGATTTAATTACTGAGTTACTTTACGGGATTGATTATGACGATTTTAACAGTGATAAAGCATCAGTTAAGATGAAAACATTAAACAATACCATGGATTATATTTTAAGTTTAGGGAAAACAGAAACTAAACGTTATAAAGACTTGGTGACAGAGATTTCTAAAGCATATGCGCTATGTGCCACAGAAGAAGAAGCACAGGAAATTAATGCTGAGATAGCTTTTTTTAAAGCAGTTAAAGTGGCCTTGATGAAACTTGATATTACAGGAGACAAACCAACACAGAAACAAGTAGATGAGCAACTAAAACAATTGATTTCTAAATCAGTTGTAGCTGAACGTGAAGTTGTTGATATTTATGAATCTTTGGGATTAGAAAAACCTGACTTATCTATTTTATCAGATGAATTTTTAGCTGAAGTAAGAGCTTTACCACAAAAAAATGTGGCAGTAGTATTACTTGATCGCTTGCTTCGGGGGAAGGTAAAATCTATCCAACGAACTAATTTGATGCAATCTAAGAAATTCAGTGAGATGTTAGATGCGTCTATTAATAAATACAACAAACGAACCATTGAAACCTCTAAAGTTATCGAGGAACTGATTGAGATGGCTAAAGAGATGAATGATGCTATGAAACGTGGGGAAGATTTAGGACTTAACCGAGATGAGATGGCTTTTTATGATGCACTAGCAGATCATAAAACAGCAAAAGAAGTTCTAGGTGACGATGAATTAAAAGCGATTGCTCATGAACTGACTAAGACCATTAAAGAAAATATGAGTGTAGACTGGAATGTCAAAGATAGTACAAGAGCACAAATGAGAGTTGCTGTGAGACGATTATTGAAGAAATACGGCTATCCACCTGATTTACAAAAAATGGCTGTAGAGCGGATTGTAGAGCAAGCTGAATTGATGGCAAGTGGGTTGAGTTAA
- a CDS encoding KAP family P-loop NTPase fold protein codes for MQRLDIEYNVDEIKRLLSIDSLNRNKNLEVMMRFLDNLNSQMVLNLDDGWGTGKTVFLKQLEYLGNINEINENIVNLDKKVINSFKSKYNVFYFNAWEHDLYDNPLESLIYSLLMKMASIEDNEKIQGEMVKVITKTLKKIGILSANTMVKIITNGSIEIKDLVSNDEDPIPKITSIEKKREAINELLEGLLGDSNEKILIIIDELDRCKPSYAVKLLEVVKHFFINDQIVFLFGSNKKELSETVKHEYGNNFDGYKYLNRFFDFEFTLPKIDRKIYAQNKIGNKMTHNDVRYKEALIVIEYFNFSMRDINRFFILFDNIIPYLKRNNNDYYKVDPTVKYLMLLYSIGLRIHSGEEYKMFIGGQGMNGLIDFYEFRKEDHDYIIIWDGHRTEIDAVGKLTTIYDSIKSVDSTNEYNLSDIQHSFKEMFEVLTMMSNI; via the coding sequence TTGCAAAGACTAGATATTGAATACAACGTAGATGAGATAAAAAGGTTGTTAAGTATTGATTCTTTGAATCGAAATAAAAATTTAGAGGTAATGATGAGATTTTTAGATAATCTTAATAGTCAAATGGTGCTAAACCTTGATGATGGTTGGGGAACAGGTAAGACGGTTTTTCTAAAACAACTGGAATACTTAGGTAATATAAATGAAATTAATGAAAATATTGTAAATTTAGATAAAAAAGTTATTAATTCATTTAAATCTAAGTATAATGTATTTTATTTTAATGCATGGGAACATGATTTATATGATAATCCATTAGAATCATTGATCTATAGTTTGTTGATGAAAATGGCAAGCATTGAAGATAATGAAAAGATACAAGGAGAAATGGTTAAGGTAATTACTAAGACACTTAAAAAGATTGGAATATTATCTGCTAATACAATGGTTAAAATAATAACTAATGGTTCAATCGAAATAAAGGATTTGGTTTCAAATGATGAGGACCCTATTCCCAAAATAACTTCAATTGAAAAGAAAAGAGAAGCCATTAACGAGTTATTAGAAGGGCTTCTGGGTGATTCAAATGAAAAAATACTAATAATTATAGATGAATTAGATAGGTGCAAACCAAGTTATGCTGTAAAACTTTTAGAAGTTGTAAAACACTTCTTTATTAATGATCAGATTGTTTTTTTATTTGGGAGTAATAAGAAAGAATTATCAGAAACAGTAAAGCATGAATATGGCAATAATTTTGATGGATATAAATACTTGAATCGTTTTTTTGATTTCGAATTTACATTACCTAAGATAGATAGGAAAATATATGCTCAAAATAAAATAGGGAATAAAATGACTCATAATGATGTTAGATACAAAGAAGCATTAATTGTAATTGAATATTTTAATTTTTCTATGAGAGATATTAATCGTTTTTTTATTTTATTTGATAATATTATACCCTATCTAAAAAGAAATAATAATGATTACTACAAGGTAGATCCTACTGTGAAATATTTGATGTTGTTGTATTCAATAGGACTAAGAATACATAGTGGTGAAGAATATAAGATGTTTATTGGTGGTCAGGGAATGAATGGTTTGATAGATTTCTATGAATTTAGAAAAGAAGATCATGACTATATTATTATTTGGGATGGACACAGAACAGAAATAGATGCAGTGGGAAAATTAACTACTATTTATGATTCTATAAAGTCAGTCGATTCCACAAATGAATATAATCTATCTGACATTCAGCATTCCTTTAAAGAAATGTTTGAGGTTTTAACTATGATGAGTAATATTTAA
- a CDS encoding restriction endonuclease subunit S yields the protein MRYSPLINKNTPNSWKNRDLNELTTYISRGKQPKYVEKSDILVLNQKSVRWNYLERKYLKYHNPEIAVPERHYIKKQDVVINSTGVGTVGRAYYFKNVEQRMFADSHVTIVRTDDSKLISEYLYYQISDKRFQNYINNSLLAGSTGQVELNKSKVEKMAMLVPDLLYQKNVVTILSSLDSKIELNNQMIDTLEEMASALFKRWFVDFEFPDENGNPYKSSGGKMVDSELGEIPEGWEIKRIKSIVTITRGASPRPIKDFIHNEGRPWIKISDANATFSPYIYGTKEFIKEEGVSKSRTVESDTLILSNSATPGIPKIVKMLSSVHDGWLIFDSFNELSKEFLYLFLIEYKKDILSLSNGSVFRNLKTDILKEFPIILPQKEEFEKFQLIVVDLFSNINTLALEVLALESLRDALIPKLLSGELEV from the coding sequence ATGAGATATAGTCCTTTAATAAATAAAAATACTCCAAATAGCTGGAAAAATAGAGATTTAAACGAACTGACTACATACATTTCTAGAGGTAAGCAGCCAAAATATGTAGAGAAAAGTGATATTCTAGTTCTTAACCAAAAATCTGTTCGTTGGAATTACCTTGAAAGAAAATATTTGAAATATCATAATCCTGAAATTGCAGTACCTGAAAGACATTATATTAAAAAACAAGATGTCGTGATAAATTCAACAGGTGTTGGAACAGTTGGTAGAGCATATTATTTTAAAAATGTTGAACAGAGAATGTTTGCGGATTCGCATGTCACTATAGTTAGAACAGATGATTCTAAATTAATCAGTGAATACTTATATTATCAAATTTCTGATAAGAGATTTCAAAATTATATAAATAATTCTCTTTTAGCAGGTTCAACAGGCCAAGTAGAATTGAATAAAAGTAAAGTAGAAAAAATGGCAATGCTAGTTCCTGATTTACTTTATCAAAAAAACGTAGTGACAATATTATCTTCCTTGGATTCAAAAATAGAACTAAACAATCAAATGATTGATACGTTAGAAGAGATGGCATCGGCTTTATTTAAGAGATGGTTTGTTGATTTTGAATTTCCTGATGAGAATGGAAATCCATATAAATCAAGTGGTGGAAAGATGGTTGATAGTGAGTTGGGAGAGATACCTGAGGGGTGGGAGATAAAAAGAATAAAGTCGATAGTAACAATTACTAGAGGTGCATCTCCTCGCCCAATAAAAGATTTTATTCATAATGAAGGAAGACCTTGGATAAAAATATCAGACGCAAATGCAACTTTTTCTCCTTATATTTATGGTACGAAAGAATTTATAAAAGAAGAAGGCGTTTCAAAAAGCAGAACAGTAGAAAGTGATACATTAATTTTGTCTAATAGTGCAACACCTGGTATTCCTAAAATAGTTAAAATGCTATCTTCTGTTCATGATGGTTGGTTGATATTTGATAGTTTTAATGAATTGTCAAAAGAGTTTCTATACTTATTCTTAATAGAGTATAAAAAAGATATCCTTTCATTGAGCAACGGAAGTGTATTTAGAAATTTAAAAACTGATATACTAAAAGAATTTCCAATAATATTACCTCAAAAAGAAGAATTTGAAAAATTTCAATTAATAGTAGTGGATTTGTTTTCAAATATTAATACACTTGCATTAGAAGTATTAGCACTAGAATCGTTGAGAGATGCACTAATTCCGAAACTACTATCTGGTGAATTGGAGGTATAA
- a CDS encoding class I SAM-dependent DNA methyltransferase, whose translation MGHIKMATAELKIEEKLWQTADKLRGSMDASEYKNVVLGLIFLKYVSDSFEEKHAELLVDEYADEEDRDEYLAENIFWVPKKARWSYISEHSKSPEIGQIIDHAMIDIEKANPTLKNVLPKDYARPQLDKIRLGETIDLITNVKVGDAEGRKIDVLGRVYEYFLGKFASAEGKGGGEFYTPRSVVKLLVEMLEPYSGRIYDPCCGSGGMFVQSEKFVEEHQGRIGDISIYGQEFNPTTWQLCKMNLAIRGIDGNIGEYNADTFHNDLHKGLRADYILANPPFNISDWGQEKITDDVRWQYGTPSKGNANYGWIQHMVSKLAPEGTAGFVLANGSMSTSQRNELEIRKNLVDSDIVECIVTLPGQMFYSTQIPVCIWILTKSKTKKNERDHQHEILFIDARNEGFMADRTTKEFSADDIKKIADTYHAWKGTNEEAYEDVAGFCHSSTTEDVAKQEYILTPGRYVGLAEEEEDSEPFEEKMSRLTMTLSEQFAKSHELEDEIRKALGGIGYEI comes from the coding sequence ATGGGGCATATAAAAATGGCGACAGCAGAATTAAAAATAGAAGAAAAGTTATGGCAAACAGCTGATAAATTAAGAGGTAGTATGGATGCTTCTGAATATAAAAATGTGGTCTTAGGATTAATCTTCCTAAAATATGTGTCTGATAGTTTTGAAGAAAAGCATGCAGAGTTACTTGTAGATGAGTATGCAGATGAAGAAGACAGAGATGAGTATCTTGCAGAAAATATTTTTTGGGTCCCGAAAAAAGCCAGATGGAGCTATATCAGTGAGCATTCTAAGTCTCCTGAAATCGGGCAAATTATTGATCATGCAATGATTGATATCGAAAAAGCTAACCCAACTTTAAAAAATGTGTTACCTAAAGATTATGCTAGGCCACAACTTGATAAAATTAGATTAGGTGAAACCATTGATTTAATTACAAATGTCAAAGTGGGAGACGCAGAAGGTAGAAAAATAGATGTTTTAGGAAGAGTCTATGAGTATTTCTTAGGCAAATTTGCTAGTGCAGAAGGTAAAGGTGGTGGCGAATTCTATACCCCGCGTTCCGTTGTTAAATTACTAGTCGAGATGTTAGAGCCTTATAGCGGACGTATCTATGACCCGTGTTGTGGTTCAGGTGGTATGTTTGTCCAATCTGAAAAATTTGTAGAAGAACATCAAGGAAGAATTGGAGATATTTCTATCTATGGTCAAGAGTTTAACCCAACAACTTGGCAACTATGTAAGATGAATTTAGCTATTCGAGGAATCGACGGTAATATTGGGGAATATAATGCCGATACATTTCACAATGACCTACATAAAGGCTTACGAGCTGATTATATCCTAGCTAACCCGCCTTTTAATATTAGTGATTGGGGTCAAGAAAAAATAACTGATGATGTTAGGTGGCAGTACGGTACACCATCAAAGGGAAATGCTAACTATGGTTGGATTCAACATATGGTATCAAAACTTGCTCCAGAAGGAACAGCAGGGTTTGTTTTAGCTAATGGTAGTATGTCCACAAGTCAACGTAATGAGCTAGAAATCAGAAAAAATCTAGTGGATTCTGATATTGTAGAGTGTATCGTGACGCTACCTGGACAAATGTTTTATTCCACTCAAATCCCTGTTTGTATTTGGATTTTGACAAAATCTAAAACTAAAAAAAATGAACGAGATCACCAACATGAGATTTTATTTATTGATGCTAGAAATGAAGGTTTTATGGCAGATAGAACAACGAAAGAATTTAGTGCTGATGACATAAAAAAAATTGCTGATACTTATCATGCTTGGAAAGGGACAAATGAGGAAGCTTACGAGGACGTAGCAGGCTTTTGTCACTCAAGTACAACAGAAGATGTAGCAAAACAAGAGTACATTTTAACACCAGGACGTTACGTAGGACTTGCTGAAGAAGAAGAAGATAGTGAGCCATTTGAAGAGAAAATGTCACGCTTAACAATGACTCTTTCAGAGCAATTTGCTAAATCACATGAATTGGAAGATGAAATTAGAAAAGCCCTAGGAGGTATAGGGTATGAGATATAG